The window CCCGGCTTCCATGTATTGGCGGTACATATAAGGCATCGGGATATTAACCGCCCCTTCAACTGGCGCGGTATGCACGGTCTGGTAATCTCTTATATCAAGAATTCTCGCGTCTTTTTTGGTCATCAGTGTGTCCATGCTTACGCACGACACACGGAACAAAGGCATGTACCGGCGGTAAAGAAAACGTCCGGCAATTGTGGCCGCCGTTAGAACGAGCAAAATCTCCAGCACACGATCCCTCCTTTTTAATCACAGCCCAATACCGATAGGGGTATTAATAAAGCCGCATAACTTCGCCTGCTAAAGGGAAGATACCATATAGAAAGACCACTGACAATGTTTTTGCATAGGGAGGAAAAAGTGTATGCGCATCCCCGAATCACTTGCCGAACTTGGGAAAAAGCGAATGGGTGACCGGCCGGTTGAAGGATTTGTATATGGAGGAGGTCCTGAAAACCCTGCTCTTATGCTTGTTGGCGAAGCGCCCGGAGAAACCGAAATTTACGATGGACGCCCCTTTACCGGCAGAGCGGGCAAAGAACTGATGGCGTTTTTAAAGCGCCTTGACCTTACAAGGGAAGATGTCTATATTACAAGCGCAGTCCGGAGCCGGCCCTACCGGTGGGGGGAGAAACGGACCCGCGACGGGCAGACGGTGAAGCGTAAATACAACCGCCCTCCTACAGCAAGGGAGATTCTTGCCCACGCCCCGGTACTTGATTACGAGATTGCCAATGTAAAAGCACCGGTCATCGTCACACTCGGTAACGTAGGATTGAAGCGCCTGGCCGGAGCGGACAGAAAAATCTCCGACTGTCACGGCCGGCTCCTTGTTCAGCCTGTTCTCAGGCTCGGAGAAAACGGGCAGTTTGAGTGGACGGAAAAAGAGTACCGGGTTTTCCCCACGTTTCACCCGGCTTCCATCTTTTATAACCGGAGCCTTCTCGAAAAGATTCACAGTGACCTCAATCAACTCCAATCGATTCTGAGCGGAGAACAAAACTGACCGGACAGGCGCTACCCCTTTCCGTCCGGTTTTTTT is drawn from Alteribacter lacisalsi and contains these coding sequences:
- a CDS encoding rhodanese-like domain-containing protein; translated protein: MLEILLVLTAATIAGRFLYRRYMPLFRVSCVSMDTLMTKKDARILDIRDYQTVHTAPVEGAVNIPMPYMYRQYMEAGTEPVYLVASDMVDVHLAARFLKKRGIQVKGFSIKNSTYVCRQQTQEV
- a CDS encoding uracil-DNA glycosylase, producing the protein MRIPESLAELGKKRMGDRPVEGFVYGGGPENPALMLVGEAPGETEIYDGRPFTGRAGKELMAFLKRLDLTREDVYITSAVRSRPYRWGEKRTRDGQTVKRKYNRPPTAREILAHAPVLDYEIANVKAPVIVTLGNVGLKRLAGADRKISDCHGRLLVQPVLRLGENGQFEWTEKEYRVFPTFHPASIFYNRSLLEKIHSDLNQLQSILSGEQN